The following are from one region of the Methanomassiliicoccales archaeon genome:
- the argS gene encoding arginine--tRNA ligase: MDAMGQFREEVTWAVDSVLDAIGAKVQFEVEVPDPEKADLAIPCFPMAKAMRRNPVDIANEIVSKLPPMPTISKAWADRGYLNFKINEEFLALTTVRGIISTKTHYGMGSSKDARVLLEHTSVNPTGPLHVGRARNPLIGDTLARCLRTCGYDVTTEYLVNDVGKQVVLLTWGVHNVPDAEVPESERNKDDHRLVGYYQKANQRMEAEADVQEQISGMLRRFELGDQLVIKQVRDTTERMLNGIRSSLSLVGVEIDNYAWESQFILDGSAKEVVELLKKTSFCREENGAYYLDLETFGIHGKSTKFFFTRADGTTLYTTRDIAYHLNKFTRADVLINVLGEDQKLGQQQLAAALKILGRTCVPECVFYSFVSLPEGRMSTRKGVVVYLDDLIDEAVDRAYEEVKVRRRDLSEEKMRQIAKDIGTGAIRYNILRVQAEKQLVFKWEEALNFEGNSAPFVQYAHARACSILRKVESYDREADPRKLIDPYERKLIRVLSLYPSVVREAGEKRRVHLLPAYGHEVAAAFNQFYGAVPVLKSGELQDARLCLVECSMWVLKNTLVNLGLVAPEEM; the protein is encoded by the coding sequence ATGGATGCGATGGGTCAGTTCAGAGAAGAGGTAACGTGGGCGGTCGATTCGGTCCTCGACGCGATCGGTGCAAAGGTCCAGTTCGAAGTGGAGGTGCCGGACCCGGAGAAGGCCGATCTGGCCATCCCCTGCTTCCCGATGGCCAAGGCCATGCGCAGGAATCCCGTGGATATCGCGAACGAGATCGTATCGAAACTGCCCCCGATGCCCACCATCTCAAAGGCGTGGGCTGACCGGGGATATCTCAACTTCAAGATCAACGAGGAGTTCCTGGCCCTGACAACGGTCAGGGGGATCATCTCGACGAAGACCCATTATGGAATGGGCTCGTCCAAGGATGCCAGGGTCCTGCTCGAGCACACATCGGTCAACCCGACCGGGCCGTTGCACGTGGGACGTGCCCGCAACCCGCTCATCGGTGACACACTGGCCCGCTGCCTGAGGACCTGCGGTTATGATGTGACCACCGAGTATCTGGTGAACGACGTGGGCAAACAGGTGGTCCTTTTGACATGGGGCGTGCACAACGTGCCCGATGCCGAGGTCCCGGAATCCGAAAGGAACAAGGACGACCACCGTCTGGTTGGTTATTACCAGAAGGCCAACCAGAGGATGGAGGCCGAGGCGGACGTGCAGGAGCAGATCTCCGGGATGCTCAGGCGGTTCGAGCTGGGCGATCAGCTGGTCATCAAGCAGGTGCGCGACACCACCGAGAGGATGCTCAACGGGATCCGCTCCTCGCTGTCACTGGTCGGCGTGGAGATCGACAACTATGCCTGGGAATCACAGTTCATCCTGGACGGCAGCGCCAAGGAGGTGGTCGAGCTGCTCAAGAAGACCTCCTTCTGCAGGGAGGAGAACGGTGCCTACTATCTTGACCTGGAGACGTTCGGCATCCACGGCAAGAGCACCAAGTTCTTCTTCACCCGGGCGGACGGGACCACGCTGTACACCACCAGGGACATCGCCTATCACCTGAACAAGTTCACCAGGGCGGACGTGCTCATCAACGTGCTGGGCGAGGACCAGAAGCTGGGCCAGCAGCAGCTGGCGGCGGCGCTCAAGATATTGGGGAGGACCTGCGTTCCGGAATGCGTGTTCTACTCGTTCGTGTCGCTGCCCGAGGGACGCATGTCCACCAGGAAAGGGGTGGTCGTCTATCTGGACGACCTCATAGACGAAGCGGTCGACCGGGCGTACGAGGAAGTGAAGGTAAGACGCCGGGACCTCTCCGAGGAGAAGATGAGGCAGATCGCCAAGGACATCGGGACCGGCGCGATACGCTACAACATCCTGAGGGTGCAGGCGGAGAAGCAACTGGTCTTCAAGTGGGAGGAGGCGCTCAACTTCGAGGGGAACAGCGCCCCGTTCGTTCAGTATGCCCACGCGAGGGCGTGCAGCATCCTGCGCAAGGTGGAGTCCTACGACCGGGAGGCGGACCCGAGAAAGCTCATCGACCCATATGAGAGAAAGCTTATCCGTGTATTATCGTTATACCCCTCGGTTGTCAGGGAGGCAGGGGAGAAAAGGCGAGTCCATCTGCTACCCGCGTATGGACATGAGGTCGCGGCGGCGTTCAATCAGTTCTATGGCGCTGTTCCGGTGCTCAAGTCCGGAGAGCTCCAGGATGCCAGGCTGTGCCTGGTGGAATGCTCGATGTGGGTGCTAAAGAACACGCTCGTCAACCTGGGCCTCGTAGCGCCGGAGGAGATGTAA
- a CDS encoding GNAT family N-acetyltransferase, with the protein MVEIRALKEEDRGHVRALELFCVREYLESALKKNWDTLPQELIDQLGASAKGSFDYYKDAGLSYVAIEDKQIVGFVFAQMVQHVFNVEKVVWIESLMVHPMQRRKGIGYKLLRKVSGDGKKKGAKAVQSVILQDSQSAILLHKKVGFFIDGRKLAFLDLESFE; encoded by the coding sequence ATGGTGGAGATCAGGGCACTGAAAGAAGAGGACAGAGGGCACGTGAGGGCGCTGGAGTTGTTCTGCGTCAGAGAGTACCTTGAATCAGCTCTTAAGAAGAACTGGGACACCCTCCCGCAGGAGCTCATAGACCAGCTCGGTGCGTCCGCCAAGGGTTCCTTCGACTATTACAAGGACGCCGGCCTGAGCTACGTCGCCATCGAGGACAAGCAGATCGTCGGCTTCGTCTTCGCCCAGATGGTACAGCACGTCTTCAACGTGGAGAAGGTGGTCTGGATCGAGAGCTTGATGGTACATCCCATGCAGAGGCGGAAGGGCATCGGCTACAAGCTCCTGCGGAAGGTCTCCGGGGATGGCAAGAAGAAGGGGGCCAAGGCCGTCCAAAGCGTCATCCTACAGGATAGCCAGAGCGCAATATTGCTGCACAAGAAGGTAGGCTTCTTCATCGATGGCAGGAAGCTTGCGTTCCTGGACCTCGAATCGTTCGAATGA
- the prf1 gene encoding peptide chain release factor aRF-1 encodes MQVDIQGEQLSDRQKYDFKRALEEIRTLKGRGTELISVYVPPNKQISDVAAYLREEFSQSSNIKSQGTRKNVQGAIQSILARLKYFKAPPANGVIFFVGEIAASGDQTRMVQYVLEPPEPITTFLYRCDSDFYLEPLSDMLLEKKVYGLIVIDRSEATLGLLRGKKITVIRNFASLVPSKHRMGGQSAQRFERLIEISANEFYKKVADIATESFYNLEGLQGILIGGPGPTKDYFATEGYLHHELQKRVVDTFDIGYTDEYGLKELVDKAKDRLQDMDLMREKRLILRLLEEIRKNEGSLATYGEDQVRAAIKIGAVEVLLLSEGIRKRRLTLECPSCGTTSEITVSEVPSIVPCPKCNANANVAKNVDIVDDLFEQAEAMGTKVELISADSEEGEMLLKAFGGIAALLRYSTG; translated from the coding sequence ATGCAAGTCGATATTCAAGGGGAGCAGCTCTCCGATCGCCAGAAGTATGACTTCAAAAGGGCGTTGGAAGAGATAAGGACCCTCAAGGGAAGGGGCACCGAGCTGATCTCTGTTTACGTTCCGCCGAACAAGCAGATATCCGACGTAGCCGCATACCTGCGAGAGGAGTTCTCACAGTCATCGAACATCAAGTCCCAGGGGACCAGGAAGAACGTCCAGGGAGCCATCCAATCCATTCTGGCGAGGCTCAAGTACTTCAAGGCCCCGCCGGCGAACGGGGTCATCTTCTTCGTCGGCGAGATCGCCGCCAGCGGCGACCAGACCAGGATGGTGCAGTATGTCCTGGAGCCGCCAGAGCCCATTACCACGTTCCTTTACCGATGCGACTCCGACTTCTATCTCGAGCCTCTCTCCGACATGCTTCTGGAGAAGAAGGTCTACGGTTTGATCGTCATCGACCGGAGCGAGGCGACATTGGGGCTGCTGCGAGGCAAGAAGATCACGGTCATCCGTAACTTTGCTTCGCTGGTCCCGTCCAAGCACCGAATGGGAGGTCAGTCGGCGCAAAGGTTCGAGCGTCTGATCGAGATCTCCGCCAACGAGTTCTACAAGAAGGTGGCGGACATCGCCACCGAGTCGTTCTACAACCTGGAAGGCCTCCAAGGCATCCTCATCGGAGGCCCCGGCCCCACGAAGGATTACTTCGCCACCGAAGGCTATCTGCACCACGAGCTGCAGAAGAGGGTGGTCGATACATTCGACATTGGCTATACCGACGAGTACGGGCTCAAGGAACTGGTGGACAAGGCCAAGGACCGCCTGCAGGACATGGACCTGATGCGCGAGAAGCGGCTGATACTCCGGCTTCTCGAGGAGATCCGGAAGAACGAAGGTTCGCTGGCGACGTATGGTGAGGACCAGGTGCGTGCGGCGATCAAGATCGGCGCGGTCGAGGTGCTTCTCCTTTCGGAAGGCATCAGGAAGCGCCGGCTGACGCTCGAGTGCCCGTCCTGCGGCACCACGTCAGAGATCACGGTCTCCGAGGTCCCCAGCATCGTTCCGTGCCCCAAATGCAATGCCAACGCCAACGTGGCCAAGAACGTGGACATTGTGGATGACCTGTTCGAACAGGCGGAGGCGATGGGAACCAAGGTGGAGCTTATCTCCGCCGACTCTGAGGAAGGGGAAATGCTGCTGAAGGCGTTCGGCGGGATCGCCGCCCTGCTGCGTTACTCGACCGGGTGA